The genomic window CTGGTGTCACGCGCCTTCCGCAGCCGGGTCGCGGAGAGGCAGTGCTCGACGACGGTCTGAGGGTCCGTGCCGAACGACTGGATGAGTGCCGCACGGTCGCCGCCGAGCATGCGTTCCTGAACGGCCCTGGAGAACGCCTCGCCCAAATTGGGCTTGAAGTAGTCGGACTTGAACAGCTTCGACTCGCCCGGCTTCACCTCGGACTTGTGCCACTCGCTGTTGGCCTTCAGGATCTCCTTCACATCGCTGTCGCGGTACGCGGCCGAGGCGAGGGCGTTCGTCGCCACCGCCTGCGCGCCCGCACCCTGGAGCGGGATCTGCGCTCCGGGAGAGAAATCGAATCCGTCGTTGGCCACTGTCGCCCCCACTCGCCCGCACGGCCTGCCTCTGCGGCTGTTCCCAACTACCGGACGTCGCACACCTTCTGAGCTGGGATCACAGCGTATCGCCATGGCCGGTCGGCTGCCCTCACGTTCTGCCGAGGGCGGCCGGAAGGCGTCATGTGCGGTCAGCTAGGCCAGGTTCGAGGTGTTTTCACCCGATGTGCGGAGGTGATCGGCGAGCTGGTGAGGCATGGGCTCGTGACGGGCGTACGCCCGGTCGAACCGGCCGGTGCCGTGCGTCAGCGAGCGGAGATCGACCGTGTACCCGCCGATCTCGATCTCCGGCACCTCGGCCCGCACGAGAGTTCTCCCCCCGGTCGCCTGCTCGGTCCCGACGACGCGGCCGCGCCGGCCCGAGAGGTCGCCCATGACGGCTCCCACGTAGTCGTCGGGGACCAGGACCGACACCTCCGCGACGGGTTCCAGGAGTTCGACACGGGCCTCCGCGGCGGCCTCGCGCAGCGCCAGCGCGCCCGCGGCCTGGAAAGCGGCGTCGGAGGAGTCGACCGAATGCGCCTTCCCGTCGAGGAGGGTGACGCGCACGTCCACCAGAGGGTGCCCGGCGGCGACCCCGCGTGCCGCCTGGGCGCGTACCCCCTTCTCCACGGACGCGACGAACTGCCGGGGAACCGAGCCGCCGACCACCTTGTCGACGAACACGATCCCCGTACCGGGCGCCAGCGGCTCCACCTCGATCTCGCAGACGGCGTACTGGCCGTGGCCACCCGACTGCTTGACGTGGCGTCCGCGTCCGGCGGAGCGTGCGGCGAACGTCTCGCGGAGCGGGACCCGGTGGGGCTCCGTGTCGACCTGTACGCCGTACCTGCTGCGCAGACGTTCCAGCGCGACGTCCGTGTGGGCCTCGCCCATGCACCACAGAACCACCTGGTGGGTGTCCGGGTTCCGCTCCAGGCGCAGGGTCGGATCCTCGGCGACGAGGCGGGACAGGCCCTGCGAGAGCTTGTCCTCGTCCGCCTTGCCGTGGGCCCGCACGGCAAGGGGCATCAGCGGATCCGGCATGGTCCACGGCTCCATCAGCAGCGGATCGCCGGTGGCGGAGAGCGTGTCACCGGTCTCCGCCCCGGTCAGCTTGGACACGCAGGCCAGGTCTCCCGCCGCGCAGCTGTCCAGGGGGCGCTGCTGCTTCCCGAAGGGCGCCGTGAGCGCCCCGACGCGTACGTCGGCCTCGTGGCGGGGGCGCGGGCCGCCCGCGGGATCGGTGAGGCCGTGGCCGCACACGTGCACGGTCTCGTCGGGGCGCAGGGTGCCGGAGAAGACGCGGACGAGGGAGATCCGCCCCACGTAGGGGTCGGAAGCGGTCTTCACGACCTCGGCGACCAGGGGCGCCTGCGGATCGCAGACCGGAGCGGCGCGAACGGTGCCGTCCGGACCGGTGACGGCGGGTACCACGCGCTCCGGCGGCGCGGGGAACCCGGCGGTGATCAGGTCCAGCAGTTCCACCGTGCCGATCCCCTGACGGGCGCCCGCGGCAGCCGGGGCCGCGGTGAGGACGGGGTGGAAGGACCCGCTCGCGACAGCCCGGCGCAGGTCGCGGACGAGCGTCGCGGTGTCGATCTCAACGCCGCCGAGGTAGCGGTCCATCAGCGTCTCGTCCTCGCTCTCGGCGATGATCCCCTCGATGAGCCGGGCACGGGCCCTCAGGAGCGGCCCCCGCTGCTCCCCGTCGGGCGGCATCTCGCGCCGCTCCCCCGAGGAGTAGTCGAAGACACGCCCGGTGAGGAGTCCGGTGAGCCCGGTGAGCGGGGCGCGCCCGTCCGGGCCCTCGGGGCCCTCCACCGGCAGATACAGCGGGAGCACGGCGTCGGGGTCGCCCCTCCCGAGGACCCGCCCGCAGAGCCGTGTCAGCTCGTCGAAGGGGGTGCGCGCGGTGTCCAGGTGCGTGACGACGACCGCCCTCGGCATCCCGACCGCCGCGCACTCCTCCCAGAGCGCCCGGGCCGTACCCGCCACGGCGTCCGCCTCCTGCGCGGCCGAGATCACGAAGAGGGCCGCGTCCGCCGCGCGCAGACCGGCCCTCAGTTCCCCGACGAAGTCCGCGTAGCCGGGCGTGTCCAGGAGATTGATCCGGCAGCCCGCCCAGTCCACCGGGACCAGCGAGAGCTGTACGGAGCGCCCGGTGCGCCGCTCCACCTCGTCGTGGTCGGACACGGTGGCCCCGTCCTCGACCCGGCCGGCCCGGTTGACGGCTCCGGCCGTGAGCGCGAGGGCCTCGACCAGCGTGGTCTTGCCCGAGCCGCTGTGGCCGACCAGCACGACGTTCCGTACGGAACCGGGCGGGCCGGCCGACGTCGCCCTGCCGGCGGCCCCGGGGTGCGTGTGTGTCCTGTCGCCCATGACGCGTGCCTCCCGATCGGCGGCGCGATACCGCGAGAACTGGGAGCGGACGACCGGGAGCCGCCGCGGCGGCTTCGGCGACGCCCGCGGTCATTCGAGCTTCGCACCGGTGGCGTACCCCGTCCATACGTCGCGTACCGCGCGGCGGGACATCCGGGAGAACCGGCGGGACGGGGTGCCCCGCCGTTGCCCGGCACGGCTCGTGACTACGATGGTGCGGCCGGTGGCCGAAGTGGCCACGCGGCGCCCACCGAACCTCGGGAAGGCCATGCTGAACAAGTACGCGCGTGCATTTTTTACGCGTGTCCTCACACCGTTCGCCGCTCTGCTGCTCCGCCTCGGGGTCAGCCCCGACGCGGTCACACTCGTCGGCACGGCCGGAGTGATGGCAGGTGCGCTGGTCTTCTTCCCGATGGGGGAGTTCTTCTGGGGCACGATCGTGATCACGGTCTTCGTCTTCTCCGACCTGGTCGACGGCAACATGGCCCGCCAGGCCGGGATCTCCAGCCGGTGGGGCGCGTTCCTCGACTCGACGCTCGACCGGGTGGCGGACGGGGCGATCTTCGCCGGGTTCGCGCTCTGGTACGCGGGCAGCGGCGACGACAACGTGCTGTGCGCGGTCGCGATCTTCTGCCTGGCCAGCGGCCAGGTGGTCTCGTACACCAAGGCCCGGGGCGAGTCGATCGGGCTTCCGGTCGCGGTGAACGGCCTGGTGGAGCGCGCCGAGCGGCTGGTGATCTCGCTGGTCGCCGCCGGGCTCGCCGGTCTGCACGCCTTCGGGGTCCCGGGAATCCAGATCCTGCTGCCGATCGCGCTGTGGGCCGTCGCCGCGGGCAGCCTGGTGACGCTGGTCCAGCGGGTGGTGACCGTGCGCCGGGAGTCGGCCGAGGCGGACGCCGCAGCGGCCGTCCAGGACGGGCCCGCCGAACGCGGGAGCGGGACAGCACAGTGACCGGCACCGCGTCCGACCTGAGGGGACGGCTGACCGACGGGCTCTACGGGCTCGGCTGGGGCGCCGTCAAGAAGCTTCCCGAGCCGGCGGCCACCGCACTCTTCCGGACCCTGGCCGACCAGGTGTGGAAGCGGCGCGGCAAGTCCGTCCTGCGTCTGGAGTCGAACCTCGTGAGGGTGGTTCCCGACGCGGACGCCGCCAGGCTCGCAGAGCTCTCGAAGGCCGGCATGCGCTCGTACATGCGCTACTGGATGGAGTCCTTCCGGCTCCCGACCTGGAGTCCGCAGCGGATCAAGGAATCCATCGACGTCCACGACGCCCACCGGCTGACGGAGGGCCTGGACGCGGGCCGGGGCGTCGTGCTGGCGCTGCCGCACCTGGGGAACTGGGACCTGGCGGGAGCGTGGGTCACCACCGACCTCAAGGTGCCGTTCACGACGGTCGCGGAGCGGCTCAAGCCTGAGACCCTCTACGACCGCTTCGTGGCCTACCGCCAGGGGCTGGGCATGGAGGTCCTCCCGCACGAGGGGGGTGCCGCCTTCGGGACGCTGGCGCGCCGGCTCCGCTCCGGCGGCCTGGTCTGCCTGGTCGCCGACCGGGACCTGTCGGCCTCCGGCGTCGAGGTCGACTTCTTCGGCGACACCGCGCGCATGCCCGCCGGTCCCGCCCTGCTGGCGCAGCAGACGGGAGCGCTGCTGCTTCCCGTCACCCTCTGGTACGACGGCACCCCGGTGATGCGGGCCCGTGTGCACCCGCCGGTCGCCGTACCGGAGTCGGGTACCCGCGCGGAGAAGACGGCCTCGATGACACAGGCGCTGGCCGACGTCTTCGCCGGCGGGATCGCCGAGCACCCGGAGGACTGGCACATGCTGCAGCGGCTCTGGCTCTCCGATCTGGAACCCCAGGGGGGAACGCCGTGAAGATCGGCATCGTCTGCCCGTACTCCTGGGACGTCCCGGGCGGTGTGCAGTTCCACATCCGCGACCTCGCCGAGCACCTCATCCGCCTCGGACACGACGTCTCGGTTCTGGCCCCCGCCGACGACGACACCCCGCTGCCGCACTACGTCGTCTCCGCGGGCCGGGCGGTGCCCGTCCC from Streptomyces sp. NBC_01341 includes these protein-coding regions:
- a CDS encoding elongation factor G-like protein EF-G2; protein product: MGDRTHTHPGAAGRATSAGPPGSVRNVVLVGHSGSGKTTLVEALALTAGAVNRAGRVEDGATVSDHDEVERRTGRSVQLSLVPVDWAGCRINLLDTPGYADFVGELRAGLRAADAALFVISAAQEADAVAGTARALWEECAAVGMPRAVVVTHLDTARTPFDELTRLCGRVLGRGDPDAVLPLYLPVEGPEGPDGRAPLTGLTGLLTGRVFDYSSGERREMPPDGEQRGPLLRARARLIEGIIAESEDETLMDRYLGGVEIDTATLVRDLRRAVASGSFHPVLTAAPAAAGARQGIGTVELLDLITAGFPAPPERVVPAVTGPDGTVRAAPVCDPQAPLVAEVVKTASDPYVGRISLVRVFSGTLRPDETVHVCGHGLTDPAGGPRPRHEADVRVGALTAPFGKQQRPLDSCAAGDLACVSKLTGAETGDTLSATGDPLLMEPWTMPDPLMPLAVRAHGKADEDKLSQGLSRLVAEDPTLRLERNPDTHQVVLWCMGEAHTDVALERLRSRYGVQVDTEPHRVPLRETFAARSAGRGRHVKQSGGHGQYAVCEIEVEPLAPGTGIVFVDKVVGGSVPRQFVASVEKGVRAQAARGVAAGHPLVDVRVTLLDGKAHSVDSSDAAFQAAGALALREAAAEARVELLEPVAEVSVLVPDDYVGAVMGDLSGRRGRVVGTEQATGGRTLVRAEVPEIEIGGYTVDLRSLTHGTGRFDRAYARHEPMPHQLADHLRTSGENTSNLA
- the pgsA gene encoding phosphatidylinositol phosphate synthase, whose product is MLNKYARAFFTRVLTPFAALLLRLGVSPDAVTLVGTAGVMAGALVFFPMGEFFWGTIVITVFVFSDLVDGNMARQAGISSRWGAFLDSTLDRVADGAIFAGFALWYAGSGDDNVLCAVAIFCLASGQVVSYTKARGESIGLPVAVNGLVERAERLVISLVAAGLAGLHAFGVPGIQILLPIALWAVAAGSLVTLVQRVVTVRRESAEADAAAAVQDGPAERGSGTAQ
- a CDS encoding phosphatidylinositol mannoside acyltransferase, which gives rise to MTGTASDLRGRLTDGLYGLGWGAVKKLPEPAATALFRTLADQVWKRRGKSVLRLESNLVRVVPDADAARLAELSKAGMRSYMRYWMESFRLPTWSPQRIKESIDVHDAHRLTEGLDAGRGVVLALPHLGNWDLAGAWVTTDLKVPFTTVAERLKPETLYDRFVAYRQGLGMEVLPHEGGAAFGTLARRLRSGGLVCLVADRDLSASGVEVDFFGDTARMPAGPALLAQQTGALLLPVTLWYDGTPVMRARVHPPVAVPESGTRAEKTASMTQALADVFAGGIAEHPEDWHMLQRLWLSDLEPQGGTP